One genomic segment of Choristoneura fumiferana chromosome Z, NRCan_CFum_1, whole genome shotgun sequence includes these proteins:
- the LOC141428292 gene encoding uncharacterized protein has protein sequence MTLPPPARPALRGNPAHPSAHRAMRYYRIWIYACNGALLLGSLAFCAAAGRALADYRRGLVPGLGAAQPGFLYGYAALPVQAGLLQMLGCIAALRLSERLLNAYWFALLALLVGDAAIGVYWAFRFERVCRELRPQLKLRLLRDYESDMEFTEAWDRLQREQRCCGVTGPADFASFNRTSLPASCCRAPAHSPAASPALFSATATTSLATFTPAHCVPHTAPCADRLQNWTKRTADALFVLGYCVIAFLKLCFLGILRYEIKEMIQKIRILRSELGAGELMDGSPLHGGPLSQTVIVNAVNANGGVRAHGGSPERAGERDALLGRVSDPCSRRGTHEEPLPPKTINGNNNCEMRELARGEYRPLAADSAATRI, from the coding sequence ATGACGctgccgccgcccgcgcgccccgCGCTCCGCGGCAACCCCGCCCACCCCTCAGCGCATCGCGCCATGCGCTACTACCGCATCTGGATATACGCGTGCAACGGCGCACTGCTCTTGGGCTCGCTCGCCTTCTGTGCTGCGGCAGGCCGCGCTTTAGCCGATTACCGTCGCGGTCTGGTCCCGGGTCTAGGTGCAGCGCAACCTGGTTTTCTCTATGGGTACGCGGCGCTGCCAGTTCAGGCGGGCCTTTTGCAGATGCTCGGATGTATCGCTGCACTTCGACTTTCCGAGCGACTACTTAACGCCTACTGGTTCGCCCTCCTGGCTCTGCTCGTTGGCGATGCCGCCATAGGGGTTTATTGGGCGTTCCGGTTCGAACGAGTGTGCCGAGAACTACGTCCGCAATTAAAACTACGCCTCCTCAGGGACTACGAATCTGATATGGAATTCACCGAAGCCTGGGACCGCCTCCAAAGGGAGCAACGCTGTTGCGGAGTGACCGGGCCGGCCGACTTTGCGTCGTTCAACCGCACGTCACTGCCCGCGAGCTGTTGCCGCGCGCCTGCGCACTCGCCGGCCGCCTCGCCCGCGCTCTTCTCCGCCACGGCCACCACGTCGCTGGCCACCTTCACTCCGGCGCACTGCGTACCGCACACGGCTCCTTGCGCGGACCGATTACAAAATTGGACTAAAAGAACAGCGGATGCATTGTTCGTTCTAGGTTACTGCGTGATCGCGTTCTTGAAATTATGCTTTCTAGGTATTCTGCGATACGAAATAAAAGAGATGATTCAAAAAATTAGAATATTACGAAGCGAACTCGGAGCCGGCGAACTGATGGACGGGAGCCCGCTCCACGGCGGGCCATTGTCGCAGACCGTGATCGTGAACGCCGTGAACGCCAACGGAGGCGTGCGCGCGCACGGTGGCAGTCCCGAGCGCGCGGGCGAGCGCGACGCGCTGCTGGGGCGCGTGTCGGACCCGTGCTCGCGGCGCGGCACGCACGAAGAGCCGCTGCCGCCGAAGACCATCAACGGGAACAACAACTGCGAGATGCGCGAGCTGGCTCGCGGCGAGTACCGGCCCCTGGCGGCCGACAGCGCGGCGACCCGGATCTGA